CCAGCTGCTGGCGCACGAGCGGCTGGCCGTGCGGGAACTGAACCGGGGGGTGTTCGTCCGCGAGCTGACCGGGCCGGACATCGTGGACCTGTACCGGATCCGGCGCATGGTGGAGTGCGCGGCCGTGCGTGAGGCCGCCGACCGCGACGGCCTGGTGCTCACCGCACTGGTGGACGCGCTGGCCGAGGGCAAGCAGGCCGCGCGCGACGAGGACTGGCAGGCCGTCGGCACCGCCAGCATCCGTTGGCACCAGGCGCTTTCCGAGCTGTCCGGCAGCGACCGGGTGGCGGGCACCATGCGCCAGGTGCTCGCCGAGACGCGGTTGTTCTTCGTGCTGACCGAGAACACGCAGGCCTTCTTCGAGCCGTACCTGGCGCGGCACGAGAAGATCATCGGACACCTCCGGCGACGCCGGTTCGACCTCGCCGAGCAGGCACTGGAACGCTACCTCCGAGACGCCGAGCGCCAGTTGCTCGCCGCGTACCACCGAAGGGAGACCCCATGACCGCACCCCGGTTCTTCGATGCCGACGAGATCGGCGCCGTGCTCGGGGTCGACGCGGCGATCGAGTCGCAGCGGCGCGCCTTCCGCGCGCTCGGCGCGAAAACCGCCGTGCTGCCGGCCAAAACCCATGTGCCCGGCCCCGGCGGCGCGCTGGCGCTGGCCTACCCGTGCCGGTTGTCCCCGGACACCGGACCGGTGTGCAAGTTCATCAGCTTCAACCCGGGCAACACCGAGTACGGCCTGCCCAGCATCCACGGCCTGATCGTCGCGCTGGACCCGGAAACGGGCGCGCCGGTGGCCGTGCTCGACGGTGCGGCCGTGACCACCATCCGCACCTCGGCGGCCAGCGCGGTTGCCGTCGACGTGCTGGCGAATCCGGACGTCACCGAGCTGGCCGTGCTGGGCAGCGGGGTGCAGGGCGTGGCGCACGTCCGGGCGATCGCCGCGGTACGTCCACTTGAGACGGTCCGGATCCACAGTCCCAGCGAGGAGCACCGCACCAGGGCCGCCCGCGAACTGTCCCAGGAACTCGGGCTGCGGGTGATCGCCACCGACGACGCGGAAAGCGCCGTGCGCGGTGCCGGGATCGTCGCGTTGTGCACGGTCAGCACCGAGCCGGTGATCCGGCGGGAGTGGCTGGCGACCGGGTGCACGGTGATCAGCATCGGCTCCTTCGAACCGCACCGGCGGGAGGTCGGCCGGGACGTGGTGGAACCGGCCGGGGCGGTGGTGGTCGACCACCGCGAGACCGCGCTCTCGCACGCCGGGCCGATCGTGGACGCGCCGCTGGCCGAACCGGAACTCCAGGAACTCGGCGAGGTGCTGGTCGGCAGCGCACCGGGACGGCGGGCGCCGGAGGATCTGGTCTATTACAACAGCACCGGGGTCGGTGTCCAGGACGCCGCGGCCGCCTGGGCCGTCATCGAGCGGAGCCGGGGTTAGGGTCGGGGCAGGCCTCGGACAAACAAGGGAGTTCGCTCGATGCGTGACGTGATCTATGTCGACGGCAAGTGGATCGCCTCGGCCGGTTCGGAGACCATCGACGTGGTCAACCCGGCCACCGAGGAGGTCATCGACCGGGTGCCCGCCGGGACCGCGGCCGACGTGGACGCCGCCGTGGCCGCCGCGCGCCGGGCCTTCGACGGCTGGTCCGCCACCCCCGCCGAGCAGCGCTGCGCCTATCTCGGCCAGCTCGCGGCGAAGCTGAAGGAACGCAACCAGGTGATCGCCGAGACGATCACCGCGGACATGGGCGCGCCGGTGAAGATCGCGCAGAAGGTGCAGGCCGGGCTGCCCGCGGTGGTGGCGGGCACGTACAGCGATCCGGCGGTGGTGCCGGTGCGTGGCGAGGAGGTCGGCAACTCGCTGATCGTGCGTGAGCCGATCGGCGTGGTCGGCGCGATCACACCGTGGAACTACCCGCTGCACCAGATTGTGGCGAAGGTCGCACCCGCGTTGGCGGCCGGCTGCACGGTGGTGCTCAAGCCGAGCGAGGTGGCCCCGCTCGCGGCCTACCTGCTCACCGAGATCTTCGACGAGATCGGCCTGCCCGCCGGGGTGTTCAACCTGGTCAGCGGCACCGGTCCGGTGGTCGGCGAGGCCATCGCGGCGCACCCGGACGTGGACATGGTCTCGTTCACCGGCTCCTCGCGCGCCGGGGCGCGGGTCTCCGAAGCGGCCGCGCGGACGGTCAAGCGGGTGGCGCTCGAACTCGGTGGCAAGTCGCCGAACGTGATCCTGCCCGACGCCGACCTGCCGACCGCGGTCAAGGCCGGGCTGAGCAACGTATACCTCAACAGCGGGCAGACCTGCACCGCGTTGACCAGGATGATCGTGCACCGCGACCAGCGCGACGAGGTGGTCGCCCTGCTCGCGGACGGGGTGGCGAAGTTCTCCGTCGGTGACCCGTCCGACGCCGCCACGAAGCTCGGGCCGCTGGTCTCCGCGGCCCAGCGGGACCGCGTGCGCGACTACATCCGGCAGGGCGTCGAGGAGGGCGCGACGCTGGTCGCCGGTGGCCCGGACGCGCCGGAGGGCCTGGACAAGGGTTACTACGTGCGGCCGACCGTCTTCGCCGACGTCACCCCCGAAATGACCATCGCGCAGGAGGAGATCTTCGGCCCGGTGCTCTCGGTGCTGACCTACGAAACCGAGGACGAGGCGGTGGCCATCGCGAACAACACGCAGTACGGGCTGGCCGCCGCGGTCTGGGCGGGCGACGCCGAGCACGCCACCGCGGTCGCCAGGCGCATCCGCGCCGGGCAGGTCGAGGTGAACGGCGGCGCGTTCAACCCGCTGGCCCCGTTCGGCGGTTACAAGCAGTCCGGCAACGGGCGCGAGCTGGGCCGCTTCGGACTGGAGGAGTTCCTCGAGACCAAGGCGATCCAGCGCTGATGCGGCCGCTGGACGGCCTCCGCGTGGTCGACCTGTCCCGCATTCTCGCCGGGCCGTACTGCACGCAGTACCTCGGCGAGATGGGGGCCGAGGTGATCAAGGTCGAACCACCGGGACACGGGGACGACACCCGGAACTGGGGCCCGCCCTTTGTCGGCGACACCGGGGAAGCCGTCTACTTCCTGGCCGCGAACCGGAACAAGCGCGGCATCGTGCTCGACCTGAAGAGCGAGCGCGGCCAGGAGGCCGTCCGGCGGCTGGTGGCACGGGCGGACGTGCTGGTGGAGAACTTCCGCCCGGGCACGCTGGAGCGCTGGGGCCTCGGATACGACCGGCTCTCGGAGCTGAACCCCCGGCTGATCCACGTGTCCATCACCGGGTTCGGCCAGACCGGCCCGTACCGCGACCGGCCCGGTTACGACCTGATCGCCCAGGGCATGGGCGGGGTGATGGGGCTGACCGGCGAGGCCGACGGCCCGCCGGCCAAGGTCGGCCTGCCGGTGGCCGACCTGAACGCGGGCACCTGGGCCATCATCGGCGTGCTGATGGCGTTGCAGGCCAGGCATTCCACCGGTCGCGGGCAGTACCTGGACGTGTCGCTGATGGACGCCCAGCTCGCCTGGCACATCTACGCGGCGGGCGCGTACTTCTACGACGCGAAGCGCCCGGAGCGGATGGGCTCGGCGCATCCGAGCATCGTGCCGTACCAGGCCTATCCGACCGCCGACGGCTGGCTGAACGTCGCGGTGGGCAGCGAAAAGCTGTGGCGCGCCTTCCGGGAACTGCTGGGATTGCCCGACGAACCGCGGTTCGCCACCAACGCGCTGCGGGCCGAGCACCGGGACGAGCTGAACGAGCTGATCTTCGCGGTGATGCGCACGCGCCCGAGCGCGGAATGGCTGAAGAAGTTCGACGAGGTCTCCATCCCGGCCGGTCCGATCAACACCATCGACGAGGTGTACGAGGATCCGTGGGCGGAAGACCGCGAGCAGATCGTCCGGCTGCCGCACCCGTCGGTCGGCACCTACTACGGCACGGGATTCCCGGTGAAGGCGTCGGAAACCCCGGCGCGGCCCGGTTCCGCCCCGCCCACGCTGGGGCAGCACACCGCCGAGGTGCTGGCGGAACTGGGGTACAGCGCCGAGGAGATCGACGGGTTCACGCGCTGAGACCGTCCATTTCGGACGCCAGCGCGTCGATCGCGGCCAGGTGCTGCTCGACCGAACGCACGATCGCGGCACAGGCCTCGTGCACCGCCTCGGCCGGTTCCGGGGTGAGGTCGCCGTCGAGCACCAGCACGCACGCCGGATCCGCCGCGGTGGCGATCTCCACCGCGTGCCGGGCCGCCGAGCGGGCCAGCAGGTCGAGCTGGTCGGCGACGCGCAGCCCGGCCAGCATGGTCCGCTCGGTCGCCTCCCGCTCGTCCCGGTAGACCTTCGCCAGGTCACCGCCGCGGCTGCCGAACTGGACCCGGCTCCTGGCGTCGCTGTAGTCGATGTGGGCCTCCGCCAACGGCTTCTGCGCGGTCCGCGCCCGCTCGACCATGCCGCGCAGCGCGGCGGGCGCGCAGTCGGTGTAGCGCAGCGCGTCCAGCGGGTCCGGCGCGTGCAGCAACTCGGCCGCCGCCCGCAGCCGGACCAGGTGGCCGGCCGCGGTCCGCAGGTCGGGGTGCATGAAAGCCATCGGGGAGTTCCTTCGCTCAGCGATCGTGACCACTCAGGCGTGGTGGAGCACGCGACCGTCGGTGGCGTCGCGCAGTTCGCCCGCCTCCCGCTCGGTGGCATCGGCCAGCGCCCGCATGCTCGCGGCGCGGGTGCGCAACGCGGAGTTCCACAGTTCCGCGAGCCGTCGCGCCTGCGGGGAGAAGCCGAACGGCGCCCCGCCGGTCATCGGGTCCGGTTCCTCACGGCCCAGCTCGATCACCCCGGCCGCGAACCGGCTCGTCTCCGCCGCGTCGTCCATCATCGCGGCGGCCTGGCCAAGCCCACTTGCAGTCATCGGCACTCCTCGGTCCGGATACTCCGCACTGGATACTGGATACGACGTCTGGCCGAGTCGGCGGTTCCGTCGTTCCGCCCATGACAAGAGCCACGGAACCCCGGTGCGCGCCCGGACGTTCCGGCTCAGAGCACGAACTGGGTGTAGGCGTCCTGGATGCGCTGCGCGTGTGACTGGAGCACGACGATCGCGGTGCGCTTGGCCTCGTCGCCGATGCGGGCGGCCGGTCCGGCCACGGTCAGCACGGTCGGTCGCTGCCCAGGCGCGCGCACCGGCACCGAGCAGGACCAGACACCTTCGTCGACCTCACCCCAGCTGACCGCGTACCGGTTGAGTTCGGCGCGTTTCAGCTCGTCGCGCAGGCTGCTGCCGCGTCGCGCGACCACCGCGGAAAGCCGTCGGCTGCGCTCCGGCTCCGGCAGGCCGGCCAGCAGCATCTTGCCGGCCGAGCTGACGCCCAGCGGCACCGAATGGCCGGGCTGGAAGGTGAACCGCATGGCCTGGTCGCATTCCGCCCGCTCCGCGCAGACCGCCGCGTCGCCGAACTGCTGGAACAGCAGCACCGTCTCACGCAGTTCGCGGGCCGCCTCCTCCATCACCGGCCGGGCCAGCCTGGCCAGGTCGTTCGCCACCTGCGCGGCCCGCGCGAGCGGCATCACCTGCGAGGTGACGTGGTAGTACCCGGCCCGGCCCTCTTCGAGCAGTTGGAGTTCCTTGAGCAGGGCCACGTAGCGGTAGGTGGTGGCGATCGGCGTGCCCGCCAGCGCGGCCAGCTCGGCCACCGTGGCCTCCGGCCGTCGCTCGGAGAACGCCAGCAGCAACTGCAGCACCTTGCGGGAACTGCTGGCCCCCGGTGTCCGCTTGGCGGTCATCGCCCCATAGTTGATCAACTCCAGCGGATCTGCAACCGGCTGATCGTCTGGACCGGTGTCCGGGGCCTACCGGCGGAACGCGCGTTCGAAGCGGGCCTGGCGCGTGGACACCGGGCTGAGCGAGTCGCCGTCGGCGAACCAGTCGGCCAGCGCGGCCCAGGTTTCGGTCACCTGCTGGAACTCCTTGCGCGTGCGCGGAACGCCGCCGCGATCGCCGGGCGTGCGCAACAGGTGCGACAGCGCCACCAGGCGCTCACCGCAGCGGCGCAGGTACAGCTCGGTCTCCTTGTTGATGGTGTCCTCGCCCTGCGGGAGCTGCCACTCCTTGCGCAGGTCCGGGTCGTCGGTGAGCGCGGCCGCCCTGGTGAACAGGTCCTGCTCGGAGTAGGCCGGGAAGCGGATGTCGTCGCAGGCGTACCCGGAGGCGCGCGACCAGCGCTGCAACGCCTTGATCGACTGGTAGCGCGTCTGCCACTCCTGGTTCCCCGACGCCAGCTGGGAAACCGTCGCCCACGCCTCGTTCTCCGCGCGGTGCCAGGATTCCGCGGCCGCTTCGTCGACGAAGGCCCGTGGTTGCGGGGTGTGCCGCCGCCAGGCGTGCGCCAGGCACGAGGCGATGTGCCGCACCAGGTTCGAGGTGTAGGTGGCCAGTTCCCAGGCGTGCACCCGGCGCGGGCGCAGCGGGGTCGGGCGGTCGGGGGAGTAGGTGATCATCTCGAAGGCGCGGAACTCCGGCTGGCCGCGCAGGGTGGACAGGTCCGGGTCCTCCGACATCACCCACGGCCGTCGTTGCGCCAGATAACCGGAATGCCGGGAAGCCGCCGCGTTGTCCAGCTGCGCGATCGCCTTGGTGATCAGGGTCTTCTTCTCGTCCGCGGCGAGCACGCGCACGGTTTCCTTGGTGGCACTGGGTTCGCCGCGCATGCCGGACGGCAGCAGGGCCACCGCGTACACGCACGCGGCGTTGTAGTGCTCGTGCCAGATCGACGACGGGCCACGCGGCGCGAGCTGCTCGGCGACCACGTCCATCAGCGCGTCGATCGACGGCGGCCACGAGGTGTCGTTCGCCAGCTTCTCGAACCCGCTCACCGCAACGCCTTTGACCGCCGAATAGCCCTTCAGCGGTGAGCCCATTTCGGCGTTGGCCATCAGGCGGCGCAGGTACACCGCGAGCAGGCCGAGCCGGAGGCAGTTGTCCGACAGCAGTTCCCGCAGGTGCCTCGGCCGCTTTTCGGCGATGAGCTGTTCCAGTTCGTACTGGGCGACTTCGCAGAGGTACGCGCGCAGCCGCGCGGCCTTGTCCTCGTTGGCGGAGCCGTCGGGATCGTCGAGCAGACCGGCGGGCGCGGGCACGGTCGCGCGGTAGCGGTCGAACCGGAGGCGGATCGACTCGCGCATCCGGGTCTGCCGGATCCGGGTCTTCGGGTCGGCGAGCCACCAGTCGTGCGCGAGCCAGTCACCGCGGCCGAGCACCAGCGCGCGGCGGTAGCGGGCGAGCAGCAGCGCGGCGGCTTCCGGGGTGGAGGGCCCGTAGTTCCGGTTCTCGCACAGGGTCACCACGTCGTCGTAGGTGACCAGCGCGGCGAGGTGCAGGTCGAGGCGTTCCTGGAGGTTGCCGATCTCCACGCGGATGTGCACGTTGGCCGGGTCCAGCTCGATCGCGCGGTGGTACTCGGCGAGCGCTTCGTCGTAGCGGCGCTCGTTCTTGTACTGGTTGGCGCGCTCGTAGGCGTCGAACAGCGCGCCGGGGATCTTCGCGCCGCGCCAGCGGGCC
The genomic region above belongs to Amycolatopsis sp. YIM 10 and contains:
- a CDS encoding tetratricopeptide repeat protein codes for the protein MPVRHRPEFEPAELPKARMIRWWLFSGTAALFALAFLVLPYLISVPADAPVGASFTLTVALFTGLVVSLLFTLYGIGRARLEIAAYNANEVDIELFEVDGDSSPAEVTAVFKSKLNESRMYTPAVVPGVSRSYDFIQIVESAGEAATGWWRVASRLVKLARPPHAIRISGRLRANAEGQHQLVLEVVRQPGFAASPLLLTDDDEQRLLGRAANAVAALVIPRSKYCRNQQWARWRGAKIPGALFDAYERANQYKNERRYDEALAEYHRAIELDPANVHIRVEIGNLQERLDLHLAALVTYDDVVTLCENRNYGPSTPEAAALLLARYRRALVLGRGDWLAHDWWLADPKTRIRQTRMRESIRLRFDRYRATVPAPAGLLDDPDGSANEDKAARLRAYLCEVAQYELEQLIAEKRPRHLRELLSDNCLRLGLLAVYLRRLMANAEMGSPLKGYSAVKGVAVSGFEKLANDTSWPPSIDALMDVVAEQLAPRGPSSIWHEHYNAACVYAVALLPSGMRGEPSATKETVRVLAADEKKTLITKAIAQLDNAAASRHSGYLAQRRPWVMSEDPDLSTLRGQPEFRAFEMITYSPDRPTPLRPRRVHAWELATYTSNLVRHIASCLAHAWRRHTPQPRAFVDEAAAESWHRAENEAWATVSQLASGNQEWQTRYQSIKALQRWSRASGYACDDIRFPAYSEQDLFTRAAALTDDPDLRKEWQLPQGEDTINKETELYLRRCGERLVALSHLLRTPGDRGGVPRTRKEFQQVTETWAALADWFADGDSLSPVSTRQARFERAFRR
- a CDS encoding CaiB/BaiF CoA-transferase family protein, producing the protein MRPLDGLRVVDLSRILAGPYCTQYLGEMGAEVIKVEPPGHGDDTRNWGPPFVGDTGEAVYFLAANRNKRGIVLDLKSERGQEAVRRLVARADVLVENFRPGTLERWGLGYDRLSELNPRLIHVSITGFGQTGPYRDRPGYDLIAQGMGGVMGLTGEADGPPAKVGLPVADLNAGTWAIIGVLMALQARHSTGRGQYLDVSLMDAQLAWHIYAAGAYFYDAKRPERMGSAHPSIVPYQAYPTADGWLNVAVGSEKLWRAFRELLGLPDEPRFATNALRAEHRDELNELIFAVMRTRPSAEWLKKFDEVSIPAGPINTIDEVYEDPWAEDREQIVRLPHPSVGTYYGTGFPVKASETPARPGSAPPTLGQHTAEVLAELGYSAEEIDGFTR
- a CDS encoding ornithine cyclodeaminase family protein, yielding MTAPRFFDADEIGAVLGVDAAIESQRRAFRALGAKTAVLPAKTHVPGPGGALALAYPCRLSPDTGPVCKFISFNPGNTEYGLPSIHGLIVALDPETGAPVAVLDGAAVTTIRTSAASAVAVDVLANPDVTELAVLGSGVQGVAHVRAIAAVRPLETVRIHSPSEEHRTRAARELSQELGLRVIATDDAESAVRGAGIVALCTVSTEPVIRREWLATGCTVISIGSFEPHRREVGRDVVEPAGAVVVDHRETALSHAGPIVDAPLAEPELQELGEVLVGSAPGRRAPEDLVYYNSTGVGVQDAAAAWAVIERSRG
- a CDS encoding aldehyde dehydrogenase family protein; its protein translation is MRDVIYVDGKWIASAGSETIDVVNPATEEVIDRVPAGTAADVDAAVAAARRAFDGWSATPAEQRCAYLGQLAAKLKERNQVIAETITADMGAPVKIAQKVQAGLPAVVAGTYSDPAVVPVRGEEVGNSLIVREPIGVVGAITPWNYPLHQIVAKVAPALAAGCTVVLKPSEVAPLAAYLLTEIFDEIGLPAGVFNLVSGTGPVVGEAIAAHPDVDMVSFTGSSRAGARVSEAAARTVKRVALELGGKSPNVILPDADLPTAVKAGLSNVYLNSGQTCTALTRMIVHRDQRDEVVALLADGVAKFSVGDPSDAATKLGPLVSAAQRDRVRDYIRQGVEEGATLVAGGPDAPEGLDKGYYVRPTVFADVTPEMTIAQEEIFGPVLSVLTYETEDEAVAIANNTQYGLAAAVWAGDAEHATAVARRIRAGQVEVNGGAFNPLAPFGGYKQSGNGRELGRFGLEEFLETKAIQR
- a CDS encoding IclR family transcriptional regulator, with product MTAKRTPGASSSRKVLQLLLAFSERRPEATVAELAALAGTPIATTYRYVALLKELQLLEEGRAGYYHVTSQVMPLARAAQVANDLARLARPVMEEAARELRETVLLFQQFGDAAVCAERAECDQAMRFTFQPGHSVPLGVSSAGKMLLAGLPEPERSRRLSAVVARRGSSLRDELKRAELNRYAVSWGEVDEGVWSCSVPVRAPGQRPTVLTVAGPAARIGDEAKRTAIVVLQSHAQRIQDAYTQFVL
- a CDS encoding GntR family transcriptional regulator; this encodes MTSGDPSAVLAGDRSALARAGTAERVAQILRQRIAEGVFLPGTRLAEPAISSALGVSRNTLREAFQLLAHERLAVRELNRGVFVRELTGPDIVDLYRIRRMVECAAVREAADRDGLVLTALVDALAEGKQAARDEDWQAVGTASIRWHQALSELSGSDRVAGTMRQVLAETRLFFVLTENTQAFFEPYLARHEKIIGHLRRRRFDLAEQALERYLRDAERQLLAAYHRRETP